In Panthera leo isolate Ple1 chromosome F3, P.leo_Ple1_pat1.1, whole genome shotgun sequence, one genomic interval encodes:
- the SERTAD4 gene encoding SERTA domain-containing protein 4 isoform X2 — translation MTLVLSMNRFCEPIVSEGAAEIAGYQTLWEADSYGGPSPPGPAQVPLQGDRGAGPPLAGSHYRGISNPITTSKITYFKRKYVEEEDFHPPLSSCSHKTISIFEERAHILYMSLEKLKFIDDPEVYLRRSVLINNLMKRIHGEIITQSNWCFPACSFNGTSAQEWFMAQDCPYRKRPRMAKEECEKFHACCFYQECGGHYLNVPLSVHASVGSASTTVPSSSSSSSSSPPLPLPSCSHQVDFDVGSAPIYKGDGQILANEIFVTNVRSLGVQEKATVSDEKANHDTNRDGGPISHEPVGNDLAFECKGQFYDYFETAYNEKSNVSESWKKSLRKKEASPSNKLCCSKGSKI, via the exons ATGACTCTGGTTCTGTCCATGAATAGATTCTGCGAGCCCATTGTCTCGGAAGGAGCTGCTGAAATTGCTGGGTACCAGACACTATGGGAGGCTGACAGCTACGGAGGCCCAAGCCCCCCTGGGCCAGCACAGGTTCCTCTGCAGGGAGACCGGGGAGCCGGTCCCCCACTGGCAG GATCACATTACAGGGGAATTTCAAATCCTATAACAACATCCAAGATCACATACTTTAAGAGGAAGTATGTGGAAGAAGAGGATTTTCACCCACCACTCAGCAGCTGTAGCcataaa ACCATCTCAATTTTTGAGGAACGAGCCCACATCCTTTATATGTCATTAGAAAAGCTAAAGTTTATCGATGATCCTGAGGTATACCTGCGAAGATCTGTCCTTATAAACAATTTGATGAAAAGGATCCATGGAGAAATCATCACGCAGAGTAACTGGTGCTTTCCTGCCTGCTCTTTCAATGGCACCTCTGCTCAAGAGTGGTTCATGGCTCAAGACTGTCCCTACCGAAAACGACCACGGATGGCCAAAGAGGAGTGTGAAAAATTCCATGCCTGCTGCTTTTACCAAGAATGTGGTGGTCACTACCTAAATGTACCCCTTTCTGTCCATGCTAGCGTTGGAAGTGCCTCCACCactgtcccctcttcctcctcatcctcctcttcctctccccctctaccTTTACCGAGTTGTTCCCACCAGGTGGATTTTGACGTAGGCAGCGCACCTATTTACAAGGGTGATGGCCAGATACTTGCCAATGAAATCTTTGTTACTAATGTCAGGTCGCTAGGTGTTCAGGAAAAGGCCACCGTAAGTGATGAGAAAGCAAATCATGACACCAACAGGGATGGTGGCCCCATAAGCCATGAACCTGTGGGAAATGACCTGGCTTTTGAGTGCAAAGGccaattttatgattattttgagaCTGCATATAATGAAAAAAGCAATGTGAGCGAGTCTTGGAAAAAATCCTTAAGGAAAAAGGAGGCTTCACCAAGTAACAAACTGTGCTGCAGCAAAGGGAGTAAAATATGA
- the SERTAD4 gene encoding SERTA domain-containing protein 4 isoform X1: MTLVLSMNRFCEPIVSEGAAEIAGYQTLWEADSYGGPSPPGPAQVPLQGDRGAGPPLAGSHYRGISNPITTSKITYFKRKYVEEEDFHPPLSSCSHKRISSCLWICTNHHMVMVAHCSETISIFEERAHILYMSLEKLKFIDDPEVYLRRSVLINNLMKRIHGEIITQSNWCFPACSFNGTSAQEWFMAQDCPYRKRPRMAKEECEKFHACCFYQECGGHYLNVPLSVHASVGSASTTVPSSSSSSSSSPPLPLPSCSHQVDFDVGSAPIYKGDGQILANEIFVTNVRSLGVQEKATVSDEKANHDTNRDGGPISHEPVGNDLAFECKGQFYDYFETAYNEKSNVSESWKKSLRKKEASPSNKLCCSKGSKI; this comes from the exons ATGACTCTGGTTCTGTCCATGAATAGATTCTGCGAGCCCATTGTCTCGGAAGGAGCTGCTGAAATTGCTGGGTACCAGACACTATGGGAGGCTGACAGCTACGGAGGCCCAAGCCCCCCTGGGCCAGCACAGGTTCCTCTGCAGGGAGACCGGGGAGCCGGTCCCCCACTGGCAG GATCACATTACAGGGGAATTTCAAATCCTATAACAACATCCAAGATCACATACTTTAAGAGGAAGTATGTGGAAGAAGAGGATTTTCACCCACCACTCAGCAGCTGTAGCcataaa CGAATTTCTAGTTGCCTCTGGATCTGTACCAATCATCATATGGTGATGGTAGCACACTGCTCAGAA ACCATCTCAATTTTTGAGGAACGAGCCCACATCCTTTATATGTCATTAGAAAAGCTAAAGTTTATCGATGATCCTGAGGTATACCTGCGAAGATCTGTCCTTATAAACAATTTGATGAAAAGGATCCATGGAGAAATCATCACGCAGAGTAACTGGTGCTTTCCTGCCTGCTCTTTCAATGGCACCTCTGCTCAAGAGTGGTTCATGGCTCAAGACTGTCCCTACCGAAAACGACCACGGATGGCCAAAGAGGAGTGTGAAAAATTCCATGCCTGCTGCTTTTACCAAGAATGTGGTGGTCACTACCTAAATGTACCCCTTTCTGTCCATGCTAGCGTTGGAAGTGCCTCCACCactgtcccctcttcctcctcatcctcctcttcctctccccctctaccTTTACCGAGTTGTTCCCACCAGGTGGATTTTGACGTAGGCAGCGCACCTATTTACAAGGGTGATGGCCAGATACTTGCCAATGAAATCTTTGTTACTAATGTCAGGTCGCTAGGTGTTCAGGAAAAGGCCACCGTAAGTGATGAGAAAGCAAATCATGACACCAACAGGGATGGTGGCCCCATAAGCCATGAACCTGTGGGAAATGACCTGGCTTTTGAGTGCAAAGGccaattttatgattattttgagaCTGCATATAATGAAAAAAGCAATGTGAGCGAGTCTTGGAAAAAATCCTTAAGGAAAAAGGAGGCTTCACCAAGTAACAAACTGTGCTGCAGCAAAGGGAGTAAAATATGA